The DNA window GTGAATATCAGTTAAGGGCCTTGGACTGTCCTTAAAGAAGTAAAGATCTAAGAGAGGAGACAAGTATAAACAATCAGGTGGTTAGCATGGCCTGTTGATCCATTCATGAAACCCCTGGGAGGGATGTTGAACTTCTATAATTAAAGGCAGGCTATATAGAAGAGGTGATGCAAACTAAGTGTAGAAGTGTTATTTATAGTATTATTTATAGTGTTCAGGATCAGATTTGAATAAACATGTCAATCCTGAGCACAAAGGCACTGAAAAAATACATCTCATTCTCTGGTATGTAAGAGGACAATCTTTGAAGTAGGTGAAACAGCTAGAGGGGTCACTTGGGACATTGTATAAGATGTGTACATTAGGATGTCAATCTCAGTTTAAATGTTAGTTGAAGTTGATGGAATCCATTGACATAGGATGAGATTTGCAGTTTTTAGAAAGGTAGCCTGTGTATGCTCCTTAGTAGAATGGAATGAAGGGGGCCTATTTATAGTTTCTGCATAATAAATTACCCAGAACACAGCAGTTTAAAACAACTACCATTTATATACTTCACAGTTCTTTTGGTTGACAATTTGGGCTGTGCTTAGCTGGGCTCGCTCATGTGTTTGCAGTCAACTGCCAGTTTGATTTCATTTTCCAACAGTGTACGTGGAACATGTACACATGACGCCAGAGGGGTCTAGAAGAGCACACATTCCACTCTGAAGGTGCTTTTCAAGTATGTGTCGTGTGCCTGCACCACACTGCCCAGTGCAGTCACATGAGTGAGCCCAGGGTGGAAGGGGTCTCAGTTCCACAGAGAGGATGTGGCTGCAGGAAAGGGATAAAATGGTACCTCTTTTTGCAGTCACCACAGGGTCAACTCTTTATATTGCAGGAATTTCAAATGAGAGAGAGTAGCTTTATAtagatataattgatttatataagaaaatgcaCATTCTTACAATATACAGTTTATCTATATATACACTTACGAAACCATCATCACAGTCAAGGTGGTGAACTCCCCAAAGTTTCCTCATGTCCCTTTGTAGTTGTACCCCAGACAACCAATGAACAGACAAGATTCTTGACCTTTTGTGCTTTTGAAGTCACTAAAACTTGTTATCTGTTTATCTGACAAATGTCCCTTGATGCTTCTGTTCCATACCTAACACCTCCATGAATGACCTCTCTTTCTAGAGGCTGGTATCTTAGGTCCATTCTGTTTTGGACCTTAGGAAAACGGGTTCtcaccttcacttttttttttccctttcattgaTTGTTTCTTCTCATTAGTTGAGTCATGGTAGATCAGTGGTTCGCGTTCAGGAGTGATCTTTGTCCCTAAGGGACATTTGGCAGTGCCtggactttttttaaattttatttttttaagggacacacctgtggcatgtggaagttcccagggtaggagttgaatcagagctacagctgctggcctatgccacagctacagcaatgcaggatccaagccacatatgcgacctacaccacagctcctggcaacaccagatccttaacccactaagtgaggcccaggatcaaacccacatcctcatgaattccATTCTCTTCCCCTGAGTCACAACCAGAACTAGTAGTTTATTTTCATGAGAAGTTTAGTCATTGGTTGGCCATTCTTTTTCCTTGACTGAGCATCAGTGTGCTGCTTCAAGATTGTCTTTGTCAGGAATGTTTTCTTCTCTATCATAAATagtgtttcttttctatattttcagaTTACATATTCAGGCACACCAGTTATCAGCCCTTGGGGTCTCTGTTGCCTGCCCTTAACTTTGTTATCTCACTGAGAGTATATTCCTCTAGTGAAAAGTCTCCTCAGGGCCCCCTtcatgtccctgttcctcagactgtaaatgaaagggttcagcatgggggcaATCActgtgtacatcactgaggctaTTGTACCCTTCCTGGAGGGATGGGCTGTTCCAAAAGTGAGGTAGACCCCAAGGCCTGCACCATAAAACAAGgagacaactgagaggtgagaCCCACAAGTGGAAAAGACTTTGTATTTCCTGCCAGCTGACGAAATGCCCATTATGGAGGAGATAAttctagaataagaaaaaaggatCCCAATCAGGGGAATAACACCCAGCAGGCCAGTTACAAAATACAGCACGATGTCATTGACAAGGGTGTCAGAGCAGGCAAGCTTGAGAATCTGAGCATGCTCGCAGAAGAAGTGGGGAATTTCTGTCTCTTGGCAGAAGGACACCCTCAAAACCATCAAACTTTGAACCAAAGAATATGTCAGGCAGATTAACCAAGAGAGCAGAAGCAAGAGACCACAAAGGCGAGGGCTCATGATAACTGTGTAGTGCagagggtgacagatggccacgaaccggtcataggccatcaccgTCAGTAGCAAATCATCTAGCCCAGcgaaaatcatgaaaaaatacatctgggtAAGACAGCCCTCATACGTGATGGCTTTGTTCTGCATCTGGATGTTCACTAACATCTTGGGGAGGGTGGTGGAGGTGAAACAGATGTCGGTgaaggacaggttggagaggaagaagtacatgggggtgtggaggtgggagtcagaggtgacagccaggatgatgagaaGATTCCCAAACAcagtgaccaggtacatggacaggaacagcccaaagaggaggggctgcaggtcCATATCTTCTGAAAATCCCAGAAG is part of the Sus scrofa isolate TJ Tabasco breed Duroc chromosome 2, Sscrofa11.1, whole genome shotgun sequence genome and encodes:
- the LOC100512888 gene encoding olfactory receptor 7D4-like → MSKFQMYGTFLSVNIVLASLQTISMNYMEIGNQTAMSKFILLGFSEDMDLQPLLFGLFLSMYLVTVFGNLLIILAVTSDSHLHTPMYFFLSNLSFTDICFTSTTLPKMLVNIQMQNKAITYEGCLTQMYFFMIFAGLDDLLLTVMAYDRFVAICHPLHYTVIMSPRLCGLLLLLSWLICLTYSLVQSLMVLRVSFCQETEIPHFFCEHAQILKLACSDTLVNDIVLYFVTGLLGVIPLIGILFSYSRIISSIMGISSAGRKYKVFSTCGSHLSVVSLFYGAGLGVYLTFGTAHPSRKGTIASVMYTVIAPMLNPFIYSLRNRDMKGALRRLFTRGIYSQ